From Macaca fascicularis isolate 582-1 chromosome 14, T2T-MFA8v1.1, a single genomic window includes:
- the CST6 gene encoding cystatin-M yields the protein MAPMALTAMARSSLPLALGLALVAFCLLALPRDARAWPQERMVGERQDLSPDDPQVQKAAQAAVASYNMGSNSLYYFRDTHIIKAQSQLVAGIKYFLTMEMGSTDCRKTRVAGDHVDLTTCPLAAGAQQEKLRCDFEVLVVPWQNSSQLLKHNCVQV from the exons ATGGCTCCGATGGCACTGACGGCCATGGCGCGTTCGAGCCTCCCGCTGGCGCTGGGCCTGGCCCTGGTCGCATTCTGCCTCCTGGCGCTGCCCCGCGACGCCCGGGCCTGGCCGCAGGAGCGCATGGTCGGAGAACGCCAGGACCTGTCGCCTGACGACCCGCAGGTGCAGAAGGCGGCGCAGGCGGCCGTGGCCAGTTACAACATGGGCAGCAACAGCCTCTACTACTTCCGAGACACGCACATCATCAAGGCGCAGAGCCAG CTGGTGGCCGGCATCAAGTACTTCCTGACGATGGAGATGGGGAGCACAGACTGCCGCAAGACCAGGGTCGCTGGAGACCACGTGGACCTCACCACCTGCCCCCTTGCAGCAGGGGCACAGCAGGAG AAGCTGCGCTGTGACTTTGAGGTCCTTGTGGTTCCCTGGCAGAACTCCTCTCAGCTCCTAAAGCACAACTGTGTGCAGGTGTGA
- the CATSPER1 gene encoding cation channel sperm-associated protein 1 codes for MDQNSVPEKAQNEADTNNTDTFFRSHSSPPHHRPGHSGALHHHGVPQRRGKSHHPPEFEDFHDQAFSSHIHQSQHHSEAWNHGRAHGPTGFGPAPSEGAVPSHHSYGEDYLNELHHAGRRHHDGSQYSGFHQQNDSHSRKESHHGRRQYLGENLSHYSSGVPHHPSEASRHGGSYLPPGANPYSESFHHSEASYLSGLQHNESQHHQVSHHGWSTHHQSHHHGRSHHHEAHQHRRPSHHGQIISPYSSVGSYQHGISDHHSEYPHSEHSHHTQYHHRTHQHRDHHQHRDHHSTHHSSHLYGDYQYRDYVQSTSQLSIPQTSWSLVHDASGPAASHTGASPHHMAHPQGSAHSMTRSVSTVPSRATQRSKKVHPWDASTKDSEDWGKEEGRFRRRKTGRLQRTHKKGHSTNLLQWLWEKLTFLIQGFREMIRKVTQSLAFETFIFFVVCLNTFMLVAQTFAEVEIRGEWYFMALDSIFFCIYVVEALLKIIALGLSYFYDFWNNLDFFIMAMAVLDFLLMQTHSFAIYHQSLFRILKVFKSLRALRAIRVLRRLRFLTSVQEVTGTLGQSLPSIAAILILMFTCLFLFSAVLRALFRKSDPKRFQNILTTIFTLFTLLTLDDWSLIYIDSRAQGAWYIIPILIIYIIIQYFIFLNLVITVLVDSFQMALFKGLEKMKQERAARIQEKLLEDSLTELRAAEPKEVASEGTMLKQLIEKKFGTMTEKQQQLLFHYLQLVASVEQQQQKFRSQAAVIDEIVDTTFEAGEEDFRQ; via the exons ATGGATCAAAACTCAGTGCCTGAAAAGGCTCAGAATGAGGCAGACACTAATAACACAGATACGTTCTTTCGCTCCCACTCATCACCCCCACACCACAGGCCAGGCCACAGCGGAGCTCTCCACCATCATGGCGTGCCTCAGCGACGTGGTAAATCTCACCACCCTCCGGAGTTCGAAGACTTCCACGACCAAGCCTTCTCCTCCCACATCCACCAATCTCAACACCACAGTGAGGCGTGGAATCATGGCAGAGCCCACGGCCCCACAGGCTTTGGCCCGGCTCCCTCTGAAGGCGCTGTCCCCTCCCACCATTCCTACGGTGAGGACTACCTTAATGAGCTCCACCATGCTGGCAGAAGGCACCATGACGGGTCCCAATACAGTGGGTTCCATCAGCAGAATGATTCCCACTCCCGTAAGGAGTCTCACCATGGCAGACGCCAATACCTCGGTGAGAATTTATCCCACTATTCCTCTGGCGTGCCCCACCACCCCAGCGAGGCTTCCCGCCATGGTGGGTCCTACCTGCCCCCTGGAGCCAATCCCTACAGTGAGTCCTTCCACCACAGCGAGGCTTCCTACCTTAGCGGGCTCCAACACAACGAGTCCCAGCATCACCAAGTCTCCCACCATGGCTGGTCCACCCACCACCAAAGCCACCACCATGGCAGGTCCCATCATCACGAAGCCCACCAGCATAGAAGGCCTTCTCATCACGGACAGATCATTTCCCCTTATTCCTCTGTGGGGTCCTACCAGCATGGGATATCTGACCATCACAGCGAGTACCCCCATAGTGAGCATTCCCACCACACACAGTACCACCACCGGACTCACCAGCACCGAGACCACCACCAGCACCGAGACCACCACAGTACGCATCATTCCAGTCACCTCTATGGCGACTACCAGTACAGGGACTACGTCCAGAGCACTTCCCAGCTCTCCATCCCACAAACGTCCTGGAGCCTGGTTCACGATGCCTCCGGCCCTGCTGCTTCTCATACAGGAGCCTCCCCCCATCACATGGCACACCCACAGGGCTCGGCCCACAGCATGACTCGGTCTGTCAGCACAGTCCCCTCACGTGCCACCCAGAGGTCCAAAAAAGTTCATCCCTGGGATGCCTCCACCAAAGATTCAGAAGACTGGGGCAAAGAAGAGGGGCGGTTTCGGAGACGCAAAA CCGGCCGGCTCCAGCGGACCCACAAGAAGGGACACTCTACTAATCTCTTGCAGTGGCTGTGGGAAAAGCTAACCTTCCTCATTCAGGGCTTCCGGGAAATGATCCGGAAGGTGACCCAATCCCTGGCCTTTGAAACCTTCATCTTCTTCGTCGTCTGCCTCAACACCTTCATGCTGGTGGCCCAGACTTTCGCTGAAGTCGAGATCCGGGGCG AGTGGTACTTCATGGCCTTGGACTCCATATTCTTCTGCATCTACGTGGTGGAAGCCCTGCTCAAGATTATCGCCCTGGGTCTCTCGTACTTCTATGACTTCTGGAACAATttgg ACTTCTTCATCATGGCCATGGCCGTGCTGGACTTCTTGCTGATGCAGACCCACTCCTTCGCCATCTACCACCAAAGCCTCTTCCGGATCCTCAAGGTCTTCAAGAGCCTGCGAGCGCTGAGGGCCATCCGGGTCCTGCGGAGGCTCAG ATTCCTGACCAGCGTCCAGGAAGTGACAGGGACCCTGGGCCAGTCCTTGCCATCCATCGCAGCCATCCTCATCCTCATGTTTACCTGCCTCT TCCTCTTCTCCGCGGTCCTCCGAGCACTGTTCCGCAAATCTGACCCCAAGCGCTTCCAGAACATCCTCACCACCATCTTCACCCTCTTCACCTTGCTTACTCTGGATGACTGGTCCCTCATCTACATAGACAGCCGTGCCCAGG GCGCCTGGTACATCATTCCCATCCTCATAATTTACATCATCATCCAGTACTTCATCTTCCTCAA cctggtgatTACTGTCCTGGTGGATAGCTTCCAGATGGCGCTGTTCAAAGGCCTCGAGAAAATGAAGCAGGAG AGGGCCGCCAGGATCCAAGAGAAGCTGCTGGAAGACTCACTGACGGAGCTCAGAGCCGCAG AACCCAAAGAGGTGGCGAGTGAAGGCACCATGCTGAAGCAGCTCATTGAGAAAAAGTTTGGGACCATGACTGAGAA GCAGCAGCAGCTCCTGTTCCATTACCTGCAGCTGGTGGCAAGcgtggagcagcagcagcagaagttCCGCTCCCAGGCAGCCGTCATCGATGAGATTGTGGACACCACATTTGAG GCTGGAGAAGAGGACTTCAGGCAGTGA